In the genome of Cupriavidus taiwanensis, one region contains:
- a CDS encoding EthD domain-containing protein, which translates to MEKVIYIVWRDPRTEPAEFAHRLRTALADKLLALGARGLQVNVADDAVLPAAGLRQANTRPQMEGLVSVWMDSAVDRLRQPYDQALEAAAGRMAGYLVTESQPIRNTRFPAAAGERTPGFAQLAFLTRPPRLTPQAWLDIWHNHHTQVAVETQDNFLYVQNVVVRPLTYAAPPCDAIVEECFPDAAMTDPQAFFDAVGNEEKFQRNLQAMMASCQRFIDFDKIDVVPTSQYIVRPVGA; encoded by the coding sequence ATGGAGAAAGTCATTTATATCGTCTGGCGCGATCCGCGGACCGAGCCGGCGGAATTCGCGCACCGGCTGCGCACGGCACTCGCGGACAAGCTGCTGGCACTGGGCGCACGCGGACTGCAGGTCAACGTGGCCGATGACGCCGTACTGCCTGCCGCGGGCCTGCGCCAGGCCAACACCCGCCCGCAGATGGAAGGGCTGGTCTCGGTCTGGATGGACAGCGCGGTCGACCGCCTGCGCCAGCCGTACGACCAGGCGCTCGAGGCAGCGGCCGGCCGCATGGCCGGCTACCTCGTGACCGAGTCCCAGCCGATCCGCAATACGCGCTTCCCGGCCGCGGCGGGCGAGCGCACGCCCGGCTTTGCGCAGCTGGCGTTCCTGACGCGGCCGCCCCGCCTCACGCCGCAGGCGTGGCTGGACATCTGGCACAACCACCACACTCAGGTGGCGGTCGAGACCCAGGACAACTTCCTCTATGTGCAGAATGTGGTGGTGCGACCGCTAACCTACGCTGCGCCACCTTGCGACGCCATCGTCGAGGAGTGCTTTCCCGACGCGGCCATGACCGACCCGCAGGCGTTCTTCGACGCGGTCGGCAACGAAGAGAAATTCCAGCGCAACCTCCAGGCCATGATGGCGAGCTGCCAGCGTTTCATCGACTTCGACAAGATCGACGTGGTCCCCACCAGCCAGTACATCGTCCGCCCCGTCGGCGCCTGA
- a CDS encoding helix-turn-helix transcriptional regulator, whose product MWMATVEAREVASPLPVPTGLSVTEFSALLAAVYEGPMEPVPWGHALEMLRQQLGASYVSFILRSPASDRSGLAVHASAHGTSLEAEASYNSYYYAIDPFINLPTERAVTVDEALGAGNWCRSEIFRQFLQPLGIRYLLGADIRTEDGVECRLRICRQHDTQDFSAADKTTCAAILPHLKRAIRLHSRLDVVESERSLYAGAIDRMLVGMVILDAAGAVLKRNAEAEEILAQNDGIRLNGNTFEIAYAHESRKFQYLLRRAQLGHHGSEPALAEAMSITRPSGRGKLGVLIRTIPLSEWSEENRHRPACAVFIRDPERKSRASYEVVRKLFDLTPAETALALVLADGMTLDEAAEALGTSKNTVRAHLRAIFSKTGVTRQATLVRMLLSSVVTLG is encoded by the coding sequence ATGTGGATGGCGACCGTTGAGGCGCGGGAAGTGGCGTCGCCCTTGCCTGTGCCAACAGGCCTGAGCGTCACGGAATTCAGCGCGCTGCTGGCCGCGGTCTATGAAGGACCGATGGAGCCCGTGCCGTGGGGCCACGCCCTCGAGATGCTGCGCCAGCAACTCGGTGCCAGCTATGTGAGCTTCATCCTGCGTTCGCCTGCCAGCGACCGCAGCGGCCTGGCCGTGCATGCTTCGGCGCACGGCACCTCGCTGGAGGCCGAGGCTTCCTACAACAGCTACTACTACGCGATCGATCCCTTCATCAATCTGCCCACCGAGCGGGCGGTGACGGTCGACGAGGCGCTGGGTGCCGGCAACTGGTGCCGCAGCGAGATCTTCCGCCAGTTCCTGCAGCCGCTCGGCATCCGCTACCTGCTCGGTGCGGACATCCGTACCGAGGATGGTGTCGAGTGCCGCCTGCGCATTTGCCGGCAGCACGACACGCAGGACTTCTCCGCAGCGGACAAGACCACCTGCGCCGCCATCCTGCCTCACCTGAAGCGCGCGATCCGGCTGCATTCCCGCCTCGATGTGGTGGAATCGGAGCGCTCGCTCTACGCGGGCGCGATCGACCGCATGCTGGTGGGCATGGTGATCCTCGACGCCGCCGGCGCGGTTCTGAAGAGGAATGCCGAGGCCGAGGAAATCCTTGCGCAGAACGACGGCATCCGCCTCAACGGGAATACCTTCGAGATTGCCTACGCCCACGAAAGCCGCAAGTTCCAGTACCTGCTGCGGCGCGCGCAACTGGGACACCACGGCAGCGAGCCGGCGCTGGCGGAGGCCATGTCGATCACGCGCCCGTCGGGGCGCGGCAAGCTCGGCGTGCTGATTCGCACCATTCCGCTCAGCGAATGGTCGGAAGAAAACCGCCATCGGCCCGCCTGCGCGGTCTTTATCCGCGATCCCGAGCGCAAGTCGCGCGCCTCGTACGAGGTGGTGCGCAAACTGTTCGACCTCACTCCCGCCGAAACCGCCCTGGCGCTGGTGCTTGCCGACGGCATGACGCTCGACGAAGCCGCCGAGGCCCTGGGCACCAGCAAGAACACGGTGCGCGCCCACCTGCGCGCGATCTTCTCCAAGACCGGCGTGACGCGGCAGGCGACGCTGGTGCGCATGCTGCTGAGCAGCGTGGTGACGCTCGGCTGA
- a CDS encoding SDR family NAD(P)-dependent oxidoreductase: MNFTDKCVLVTGGGAGIGLATAQAFLEQGACVAVMEIDAQRADHARALLAKPGAEVLVLQGDAADPATVRELGAQIEQRFGRLDILVNNVGDFLRIAKPFEDYTDGEIASLYAANLGHIFTVTRAMLPLLRRSGAGNIVSVSSIEAFRGIPYCSVYGAFKAAITGFTQSLALELAPAGIRVNLIAPETTETPQVPVSQMVAAEHRHHIPRWIPLGRFGTPQDIADGILFLASPRAAWITGTALHVNGGALAAAGWYRDPNGAWTNMPVIAGNGMNL; this comes from the coding sequence ATGAATTTCACCGACAAGTGCGTGCTGGTCACCGGCGGCGGCGCCGGGATCGGGCTCGCCACCGCGCAGGCCTTTCTGGAACAGGGTGCATGCGTGGCGGTCATGGAGATCGATGCGCAACGCGCCGACCATGCCCGCGCACTGCTGGCAAAGCCCGGCGCCGAGGTGCTGGTGTTACAGGGTGACGCTGCCGACCCGGCCACTGTGCGCGAACTCGGCGCGCAGATCGAACAGCGGTTCGGACGGCTCGACATCTTGGTCAACAACGTCGGCGATTTCCTTCGCATCGCCAAGCCGTTCGAGGACTACACCGACGGCGAGATCGCCAGCCTCTACGCAGCCAATCTCGGCCACATCTTCACCGTCACGCGCGCCATGCTGCCGCTGCTGCGGCGCAGCGGCGCGGGCAACATCGTCAGCGTCTCGTCGATCGAGGCCTTCCGCGGCATTCCGTACTGCAGCGTCTACGGCGCCTTCAAGGCTGCCATCACCGGTTTCACGCAGAGCCTGGCGCTGGAACTGGCGCCGGCGGGCATCCGCGTCAACCTGATCGCCCCCGAGACTACCGAAACCCCGCAGGTTCCCGTGTCGCAGATGGTCGCGGCCGAACACCGGCACCATATCCCGCGCTGGATCCCGCTGGGCCGCTTCGGCACGCCTCAGGACATTGCCGACGGCATCCTGTTCCTGGCCAGCCCACGCGCTGCCTGGATCACCGGCACGGCCCTGCATGTCAACGGCGGCGCCCTGGCCGCCGCCGGCTGGTACCGCGACCCCAACGGGGCGTGGACCAACATGCCAGTCATCGCCGGTAACGGTATGAACCTCTGA
- a CDS encoding NAD-dependent epimerase/dehydratase family protein, translating to MKILIVGGTGMIGGHAALHLRRRGNDVTIAGRNRPAAGTPLGELDFLRCDYIANDLPAARLGAFDALVFAAGNDVRHVPPGGDEAAHWERANVEGVPRFFRTARDAGIRTAVHVGSFYPQAAPRLAEDNAYIRSRKLADEGVRALATDAFRVSSVNAPFVVGTVPGLTVPMFKAYTDYAKGGFAPMPEFAPPGGVNFISARSLSEAIEGALLRGENGKAYLVGDENLTFQDYFGAFFRDAGRPVPPVIDQEHPLLPDSAICFGRGNTLYYEPDAAETALLGYRRRDILRTVSEIVAQYR from the coding sequence ATGAAGATACTGATCGTCGGCGGCACCGGCATGATCGGGGGCCACGCGGCCCTGCACCTGCGCCGCCGCGGCAACGATGTCACCATCGCGGGACGCAACCGCCCCGCCGCCGGCACGCCGCTGGGCGAGCTGGACTTCCTGCGCTGCGATTACATCGCCAATGACCTGCCCGCGGCGCGGCTAGGTGCCTTCGACGCGCTGGTGTTCGCCGCCGGCAACGATGTGCGCCACGTCCCGCCCGGCGGCGACGAAGCGGCGCACTGGGAGCGCGCCAACGTCGAAGGCGTGCCGCGCTTCTTCCGCACGGCGCGCGATGCCGGCATCCGGACCGCGGTGCATGTCGGCAGCTTCTACCCGCAGGCGGCGCCGCGCCTGGCCGAGGACAACGCCTATATCCGCTCGCGCAAGCTGGCCGACGAAGGCGTGCGGGCCCTGGCCACGGATGCCTTCCGCGTCAGCAGCGTCAATGCCCCGTTCGTCGTCGGCACGGTGCCGGGCCTGACCGTGCCCATGTTCAAGGCCTATACCGACTATGCCAAGGGCGGCTTTGCGCCGATGCCGGAGTTCGCCCCGCCGGGCGGTGTCAATTTCATCTCGGCCAGGTCGCTGTCGGAAGCAATCGAAGGTGCCCTGCTGCGGGGCGAGAACGGCAAGGCTTATCTCGTCGGCGACGAGAACCTGACCTTCCAGGACTACTTCGGCGCATTCTTCCGCGATGCCGGCCGCCCGGTTCCACCGGTCATCGACCAGGAGCATCCGCTGCTGCCGGACTCGGCGATCTGCTTTGGCCGGGGCAACACGCTCTACTACGAGCCGGACGCGGCCGAAACCGCCCTGCTCGGCTATCGCCGCCGCGACATCCTGCGCACGGTCAGCGAGATCGTCGCGCAGTACCGCTAA
- a CDS encoding SDR family oxidoreductase, with product MHQVKGKVALVTGAASGVGRADALLLAAEGARVVLGDVNEEAGQALAREIGDAARFVRHDIASEDDWRKVMAAAQDRFGRLDVLVNNAAICPLGSIEDTSLDTWRQVMRVNADGYFLGCRFGVQAMKDNPAGGSIVVMSSVAALGGLPMMCAYSGAKGAVTALTRSVAVHCKRNGYRIRCNSIHPDGIWTPMTQALVPDLDAAALGIGTDPMARMCQPEDVAKLVLFLASDASRFINGAELRIDNAQLISGL from the coding sequence ATGCATCAAGTCAAGGGCAAGGTCGCGCTGGTTACCGGCGCGGCCAGCGGGGTAGGGCGCGCCGACGCGCTGCTGCTGGCGGCCGAGGGCGCACGCGTGGTGCTCGGCGATGTGAACGAAGAGGCCGGGCAGGCACTGGCCCGCGAGATCGGCGATGCGGCACGGTTTGTACGTCACGACATCGCCAGTGAAGACGACTGGCGCAAAGTCATGGCCGCCGCGCAGGACCGCTTCGGCCGGCTCGACGTGCTGGTCAACAATGCGGCCATTTGCCCGCTGGGTTCGATCGAGGACACCTCGCTCGACACCTGGCGCCAGGTCATGCGCGTCAATGCCGATGGCTATTTCCTCGGTTGCAGGTTCGGCGTGCAGGCCATGAAGGACAACCCGGCCGGCGGCTCGATCGTGGTGATGTCGTCAGTGGCGGCGCTGGGCGGGCTGCCGATGATGTGCGCGTACAGTGGCGCGAAAGGGGCCGTGACCGCGCTGACGCGCAGCGTGGCCGTGCATTGCAAGCGCAACGGCTACCGCATCCGCTGCAATTCGATCCACCCCGACGGCATCTGGACGCCGATGACGCAGGCGCTGGTGCCTGACCTGGATGCGGCGGCGCTGGGTATCGGCACGGATCCGATGGCACGCATGTGCCAGCCGGAGGATGTGGCCAAGCTGGTGCTGTTCCTGGCTTCGGACGCCTCGCGCTTCATCAATGGCGCGGAGCTGCGAATCGATAACGCACAGCTGATCTCGGGGCTGTAG
- a CDS encoding SDR family NAD(P)-dependent oxidoreductase, translating to MTRVLEGKTALVTGGAGGIGAASALALLRDGAAVVLMGRRREALEAARHSLREQVAGATVEISVGDACREDDVQAALQQAWALGRRLDMVVATVGGGGFRPLLMHDAASLMAELELNIASAFLAIRHASPLMAPHGGAIVCISSNAARMTCRWLSAYCAAKAGLDALVRAAAEELAGCGIRVNAVRPGLTRTGASGPLFDNPAVLGKFVAQMPLGRAGEPDDIASAVRYLAGPESGWVTGQSLAVDGGSELRGNPLLDEAVAGVYGDAALRAVLAGSIPDAT from the coding sequence ATGACCCGCGTACTCGAAGGCAAGACGGCGCTTGTTACCGGCGGGGCGGGTGGCATCGGCGCGGCCAGCGCGCTGGCGCTGCTGCGCGATGGCGCGGCGGTAGTCCTGATGGGGCGGCGGCGCGAAGCGCTGGAAGCGGCACGGCACAGCTTGCGCGAGCAAGTGGCCGGCGCCACGGTTGAAATCAGCGTCGGCGACGCATGCCGCGAGGATGACGTGCAGGCCGCGCTGCAGCAGGCGTGGGCGCTGGGGCGCCGTCTCGACATGGTCGTGGCGACAGTCGGCGGCGGCGGCTTTCGTCCGCTGCTGATGCACGATGCCGCGTCGCTGATGGCGGAACTGGAGCTGAACATCGCCAGCGCCTTCCTGGCGATCCGCCACGCCTCGCCGTTGATGGCGCCGCACGGTGGCGCGATCGTTTGCATCTCGTCGAACGCGGCGCGCATGACCTGCCGCTGGCTCTCGGCCTACTGCGCGGCCAAGGCTGGCCTGGATGCACTGGTGCGCGCGGCCGCGGAGGAACTGGCCGGATGCGGCATCCGCGTCAATGCGGTGCGGCCGGGACTGACCCGCACCGGGGCGAGCGGGCCGCTGTTCGACAACCCGGCCGTGCTCGGCAAGTTCGTCGCGCAGATGCCGTTGGGCCGCGCCGGCGAGCCGGACGACATCGCCAGCGCGGTGCGCTACCTGGCCGGGCCGGAATCGGGCTGGGTCACCGGCCAGAGCCTTGCCGTCGATGGCGGCAGCGAGCTGCGCGGCAATCCCCTGCTCGATGAGGCCGTGGCGGGCGTGTATGGCGACGCGGCGCTGCGCGCGGTGCTGGCCGGCAGCATTCCCGACGCCACCTGA
- a CDS encoding nuclear transport factor 2 family protein yields MSELEHKQAIHALTCRYAQAVDRRDFPSLAELFSPDAWLSGPGFRLDGAQAIVDGMAALGQYRATQHHLHQQTVVLAGDAATAETYCVANHLYEQDGVQRKLDWGIRYQDRLERWQGRWRFAARELVVDWTQDLPLRGA; encoded by the coding sequence ATGTCCGAACTGGAGCACAAGCAAGCCATTCACGCGCTGACCTGCCGCTACGCGCAGGCAGTGGACCGGCGCGATTTCCCTAGCCTGGCGGAACTGTTCAGCCCGGATGCATGGCTGAGCGGGCCGGGCTTCCGCCTGGACGGCGCGCAAGCCATCGTTGATGGCATGGCTGCGCTCGGCCAGTACCGCGCGACGCAGCACCACCTGCACCAGCAAACGGTGGTGCTCGCTGGCGATGCCGCGACCGCGGAAACCTATTGCGTGGCCAACCACCTGTATGAACAGGACGGGGTGCAGCGCAAGCTGGACTGGGGCATCCGTTACCAGGACCGCCTTGAGCGCTGGCAGGGCCGGTGGCGCTTTGCAGCGCGCGAGCTGGTGGTCGACTGGACGCAGGACCTGCCGCTGCGGGGGGCGTGA
- a CDS encoding SDR family NAD(P)-dependent oxidoreductase: MKHAEQAIVAVVTGGSRGAGKGIALALGAAGATVYVTGRTEQEGSAPLPGTIHATAREIDALGGRGIAVACDHGDDGQVAALFRRVHEETGRLDILVNNATFLHDQLIQPGPFWQKPLEMAGILDVGLRSGYVASWHAAPVMAAQGRGLIVFTSSFGANCYMHGPAYGAQKAGIDKFAHDMAVDLRPYGVAAVSLWMGPLRTARTLRVWEEHPDKYAAFAPVAETPEFTGRIIDALYRDPVLMEKSGQVLIGAEAALAYGIVDAEGVQPPSYREALGGPPAVHPAIVE, from the coding sequence ATGAAGCACGCGGAACAGGCCATCGTCGCGGTCGTCACGGGCGGCTCGCGCGGGGCCGGCAAGGGCATCGCGCTGGCGCTCGGCGCAGCTGGCGCCACGGTGTACGTGACCGGGCGCACGGAACAGGAAGGCAGCGCGCCGCTTCCCGGCACCATCCACGCCACCGCGCGCGAGATCGATGCGCTCGGCGGGCGCGGCATCGCGGTCGCCTGCGACCATGGCGACGACGGCCAGGTCGCGGCGCTATTCCGCCGCGTGCACGAAGAGACGGGACGGCTGGACATCCTGGTCAACAACGCCACCTTCCTGCATGACCAGCTGATCCAGCCGGGGCCGTTCTGGCAGAAGCCGCTGGAGATGGCCGGCATCCTCGACGTGGGGCTGCGTTCCGGCTATGTCGCCAGCTGGCACGCCGCGCCGGTGATGGCGGCGCAGGGACGCGGGCTGATCGTGTTCACCTCGTCCTTCGGCGCCAACTGCTATATGCATGGGCCGGCCTACGGCGCGCAAAAGGCCGGCATCGACAAGTTCGCGCACGACATGGCGGTGGACCTGCGGCCGTACGGCGTGGCCGCGGTGTCGCTGTGGATGGGCCCGCTGCGCACCGCGCGCACGCTGCGGGTATGGGAGGAGCATCCGGACAAGTACGCGGCATTCGCGCCGGTGGCGGAGACGCCGGAGTTCACGGGGCGCATCATCGACGCGCTATACCGGGATCCGGTGCTGATGGAGAAGTCCGGGCAGGTGCTGATCGGCGCGGAAGCGGCGCTGGCCTATGGCATCGTCGACGCGGAAGGCGTGCAGCCGCCGTCGTACCGGGAGGCGCTGGGCGGCCCGCCGGCGGTGCATCCGGCGATCGTGGAATAG
- a CDS encoding nuclear transport factor 2 family protein, producing the protein MTDMKSLAERLDRLEAADAIRALKLRYLRACDDKDPEAMRACFVADGAHIHYDRIGTFAGRDALVQCFAELACRPTLREMHFAGQGDIRVLDDNLAQGSWDLAYLALDDASGSRTFLTGRYADEYVRADGEWMIRSTVFTTGLLSQGR; encoded by the coding sequence ATGACGGACATGAAGTCGCTTGCCGAACGGCTGGACCGGCTCGAGGCCGCCGATGCGATCCGGGCGCTCAAGCTGCGCTACCTGCGCGCCTGCGACGACAAGGACCCCGAGGCCATGCGGGCGTGCTTTGTTGCCGACGGGGCGCATATCCACTATGACCGGATCGGGACGTTCGCGGGCCGCGATGCGCTGGTGCAGTGCTTTGCCGAACTGGCCTGCCGGCCTACGCTGCGGGAGATGCATTTCGCGGGGCAGGGGGATATCCGTGTGCTGGATGACAATCTGGCGCAGGGCAGCTGGGATCTGGCCTACCTGGCGCTGGATGATGCCAGTGGTTCGCGTACGTTCTTGACCGGGCGCTATGCGGATGAGTATGTGCGGGCTGATGGGGAGTGGATGATCCGGTCGACGGTGTTTACGACGGGGTTGTTGTCACAGGGACGGTAG
- a CDS encoding FadD3 family acyl-CoA ligase translates to MTPSDTLDAIVAPAGIEAAANDSIAETIPALLRRAASRHGERIAIQEDGLRLSYAALDDSRIQAARGLMALGVQPGDRVALWAPNFSEWIIAALATHSVGAALVPLNTRMKGAEAGAVLADSGARLLFCVDGFLGESYPQMLAPHRPATLERLVILRPGQGRTAGADELAWDDFLAQAPRTDMAAFAAREAGVGGDTPMDIMFTSGTTGRPKGVMTAHAQNLRAIDSWAAITGVRAGDRYLIVNPFFHTFGYKAGWLAALSRGATVLPHLVFDAEAVMTRVENEGITVLPGPPTLYQTLLNAPRLREFDLSSLRVAVTGASAIAPALIQRMRDELGFDTIITGYGLTESCGFATLTRAGDDADTVAGTSGRAMPGIEIRCIDAQGQPVPTGEPGEVLVRGYNVMQGYFGLPEATAEAIDGDGWLHTGDVGTLDARGYLRITDRMKDMFIVGGFNCYPAEVEKLLVAHPAVAQVAVVGMPHDRLGEVGRAYVVLRHGARVDAETLIAWARRHMANYKVPREVLFVSSLPVSAAGKVLKYQLRAS, encoded by the coding sequence ATGACTCCATCTGACACCCTCGACGCCATTGTGGCACCGGCCGGCATCGAAGCCGCGGCCAACGACAGCATTGCCGAGACCATTCCCGCGCTGCTGCGGCGCGCGGCCAGCCGCCACGGCGAGCGCATCGCCATCCAGGAAGACGGGCTGCGCCTGAGCTACGCCGCGCTCGACGACAGCCGGATCCAGGCGGCGCGCGGGCTGATGGCGCTCGGCGTGCAGCCCGGCGACCGCGTCGCCCTGTGGGCGCCCAACTTCTCCGAGTGGATTATCGCGGCGCTGGCCACGCACAGCGTGGGCGCGGCGCTGGTGCCGCTCAATACGCGCATGAAAGGGGCCGAAGCCGGCGCGGTGCTGGCCGACAGCGGCGCGCGGCTGCTGTTCTGCGTCGACGGCTTCCTTGGCGAAAGCTATCCGCAGATGCTGGCGCCGCATCGGCCCGCCACGCTGGAGCGGCTGGTGATCCTGCGGCCGGGGCAGGGACGGACCGCCGGCGCCGACGAGCTGGCATGGGACGATTTCCTCGCGCAGGCGCCGCGCACCGACATGGCGGCGTTTGCCGCGCGCGAGGCCGGCGTGGGCGGCGACACGCCGATGGACATCATGTTCACCTCCGGCACCACCGGCCGGCCCAAGGGCGTGATGACGGCGCATGCGCAGAACCTGCGCGCCATCGACAGCTGGGCCGCCATCACCGGCGTGCGGGCGGGGGACCGCTACCTGATCGTCAATCCGTTCTTCCATACGTTCGGCTACAAGGCCGGATGGCTGGCGGCGCTGTCGCGCGGCGCCACGGTGCTGCCCCACCTGGTGTTCGACGCCGAGGCTGTGATGACGCGCGTGGAGAACGAAGGCATCACGGTGCTGCCCGGCCCGCCCACGCTGTACCAGACCCTGCTGAACGCGCCGCGCCTGCGCGAGTTCGACCTGTCTTCGCTGCGCGTGGCGGTGACCGGCGCCTCCGCGATCGCGCCGGCGCTGATCCAGCGCATGCGCGACGAACTCGGCTTCGATACCATCATCACCGGCTACGGCCTGACCGAGTCGTGCGGCTTCGCCACGCTGACGCGCGCCGGCGACGACGCCGATACCGTTGCCGGCACTTCCGGCCGCGCGATGCCGGGCATCGAGATCCGCTGCATCGACGCCCAGGGGCAGCCGGTGCCCACCGGCGAGCCGGGCGAAGTGCTGGTGCGCGGCTACAACGTGATGCAGGGCTATTTCGGCCTGCCCGAAGCGACGGCCGAAGCCATCGACGGCGACGGCTGGCTGCATACCGGCGACGTGGGCACCCTGGACGCGCGCGGCTACCTGCGCATCACCGACCGCATGAAGGACATGTTTATCGTCGGCGGCTTCAACTGCTATCCGGCCGAGGTGGAGAAGCTGCTGGTGGCGCATCCGGCAGTGGCCCAGGTGGCGGTGGTGGGCATGCCGCACGACCGCCTTGGCGAGGTCGGCCGCGCCTACGTGGTGCTGCGCCACGGCGCGCGCGTCGACGCCGAAACGCTGATCGCCTGGGCGCGCCGGCATATGGCCAACTACAAGGTGCCGCGCGAGGTGCTGTTCGTGAGCTCGTTGCCGGTCAGTGCGGCGGGCAAGGTGCTCAAGTACCAGTTGCGGGCATCGTGA
- a CDS encoding ferredoxin--NADP reductase, whose product MAPVQFHRLQIAEVVAETDQAHSLVFALPDGLRETFAYRPGQFLTLRVPVDGVPLQRCYSLSSTPGVDGALRVTVKRVQSGRVSNWICDHLGAGDTIEAMPPAGVFTPPALQGDFLLLAGGSGITPVLSIAKAALRHGRGAVTLVYANRDEHSIIFREALAELARSHPGRLRVIHWLDSVQGPPTQRQIEELVRPWSMAQCFVCGPGPFMDGAQAALQALGVPRAQLHVERFVSLPNAPAAAAAATVVPDAGRAAPAMRGAALTVQLDGATHQVSVSPDETVLDALQRAGVAAPSSCRAGLCGACMCQVTQGDVTLGENHVLDRADLDAGWTLACQARPASSEIHLKFPD is encoded by the coding sequence ATGGCGCCAGTGCAATTCCATCGGCTGCAGATTGCCGAAGTGGTCGCGGAGACGGACCAGGCGCATTCACTGGTATTCGCGTTGCCGGATGGGCTGCGCGAGACCTTCGCCTACCGCCCGGGCCAGTTCCTGACGCTGCGCGTGCCGGTCGACGGCGTGCCGCTGCAGCGTTGCTATTCGCTGTCCAGCACGCCGGGCGTGGACGGCGCGCTGCGCGTGACCGTCAAGCGCGTGCAGAGCGGGCGCGTCTCGAACTGGATCTGCGACCATCTCGGCGCCGGCGACACGATCGAGGCAATGCCACCCGCCGGCGTGTTCACGCCGCCCGCGCTGCAGGGCGATTTCCTGCTGCTGGCCGGCGGCAGCGGCATCACGCCGGTGCTGTCGATCGCCAAGGCGGCGCTGCGGCACGGGCGCGGCGCGGTCACGCTGGTGTATGCCAACCGCGACGAGCATTCCATCATCTTCCGCGAGGCGCTGGCGGAACTGGCGCGCAGCCATCCCGGCCGCCTGCGCGTGATCCACTGGCTCGACAGCGTGCAGGGCCCGCCCACGCAGCGCCAGATCGAGGAACTGGTGCGGCCGTGGAGCATGGCGCAGTGCTTTGTGTGCGGGCCCGGGCCCTTCATGGACGGCGCCCAGGCCGCGCTGCAGGCGCTGGGCGTGCCGCGTGCGCAGTTGCACGTGGAGCGCTTCGTATCGCTGCCCAATGCGCCGGCGGCAGCGGCCGCGGCCACCGTGGTACCCGATGCCGGCCGCGCCGCCCCCGCGATGCGCGGCGCCGCGCTCACCGTGCAGCTGGATGGCGCCACCCATCAGGTCAGCGTGAGCCCCGACGAAACCGTGCTCGACGCGCTGCAGCGCGCCGGCGTGGCCGCGCCCAGTTCCTGCCGCGCCGGCCTGTGCGGCGCCTGCATGTGCCAGGTGACGCAGGGCGATGTGACGCTCGGCGAAAACCATGTGCTCGACCGCGCCGACCTGGATGCGGGCTGGACCCTGGCCTGCCAGGCGCGCCCGGCCAGCAGCGAGATCCACCTGAAGTTCCCGGATTGA
- a CDS encoding SDR family oxidoreductase produces MSQRTEGKIAIVTGAASGVGKEDALLLAREGARVVLTDVNEEAGHALAREIGETALFVPHDIASEAGWQQVMARTEQRFGAPSVLVNNAAILMLGTVEEATLEQWQRVMRINADGYFLGCKYGVAAMKAGGGSIVNMSSVAALGGMGAFCAYSASKGAVAALTRAVAGHCKQSGYRIRCNSIHPDGILTPMTAAFLPGGATALPEEVGGAEPMQRMCHPRDVANLVLFLASDESRFINGAELRIDNAQTIMGVA; encoded by the coding sequence ATGAGCCAACGTACTGAAGGAAAGATCGCCATCGTCACCGGGGCCGCCAGCGGCGTCGGCAAGGAAGACGCCTTGCTGCTGGCGCGCGAAGGCGCGCGCGTGGTGCTGACCGACGTGAACGAGGAAGCGGGCCACGCGCTGGCGCGCGAGATCGGCGAGACCGCGCTGTTCGTGCCGCACGACATCGCCAGCGAAGCCGGCTGGCAACAGGTGATGGCGCGCACCGAGCAGCGCTTCGGCGCGCCCAGCGTGCTGGTCAACAACGCCGCCATCCTGATGCTGGGCACGGTCGAGGAGGCCACGCTGGAGCAGTGGCAGCGCGTGATGCGCATCAACGCCGACGGCTACTTCCTGGGCTGCAAGTACGGGGTCGCGGCGATGAAGGCGGGCGGCGGCAGCATTGTCAATATGTCGTCGGTGGCGGCGCTGGGCGGCATGGGCGCGTTCTGCGCCTACAGCGCCAGCAAGGGCGCGGTCGCGGCGCTGACGCGCGCCGTGGCGGGCCATTGCAAGCAGAGCGGCTACCGCATCCGCTGCAACTCGATCCATCCGGACGGCATCCTGACGCCGATGACCGCGGCCTTCCTGCCGGGCGGCGCCACCGCGCTGCCGGAGGAGGTCGGCGGCGCCGAGCCGATGCAGCGCATGTGCCATCCGCGCGACGTGGCCAACCTGGTGCTGTTTCTGGCATCGGACGAGTCGCGCTTCATCAATGGCGCGGAACTGCGCATCGACAACGCCCAGACCATCATGGGCGTGGCCTGA